In Pedobacter sp. WC2423, the following are encoded in one genomic region:
- a CDS encoding SusC/RagA family TonB-linked outer membrane protein produces MYQYLKKFGMPERLYPKLLLTMRLTIVIIIACFMQVSASSLAQKVTLTKANTSLRSIFKELNQQTGYNFFYTDNLLENSSPVTIDVKNSELPVVLHEVLTGQNLDFIIRNKTVVIKARTVINQEIISGFVGDAKDRAPIPGVTVFIKGTKSAVETDKNGKFTLSIPNGAKSLEFRFVGYKTVEVPISANSNYNIYMVENMLGLNETVITGIVDRKVSTYTGAAKAMTGAELKAVSPVNLFTAVAALDPSFRMIPNNVTGGNINTLPQVTMRGQTSYPTLGAELVGNPNTPLFILDGFQVSLQAIVDLDMNQIASVTLLKDASATAMYGSRGGNGVMVVTTILPPRGKVEVSINNNFTLSSPDLSVYHMLNSAEKLDFEKRVGLTDSYRGQYINAERYKAMLSGVNTDWKSIPVRTGYNNRTNLSLRGGDQSLTFNLSFSSNFLQGVMKGQDRKNYAGSFTLSYKTNKLTFQNNTIGTQVISNASPYGEFSQYLNLNPYWKPYDANGNVNQYLENINMGFGNAGSVVANPLMDVTHNTINDRNKNFNLRNNTTVRYDVNKSLWFNGALGITKVNGTIDNFYSALDSRFNDIADPSQRGTYSINNTASFMMDGTGSVNYNKNFGKNGITVYAGFRVAKAHVDSYTVSTQGFPFDRLDNILFAAQYLDSRPTGSESTINNLSFSGSANYSYDNRYFTDFTYTRDGSSAYGVNNKFGDFWSAGLGWNISNEEYFKDSDVINLLRIRGSYGSTGTSVQDPYAAQFRYNLGTSSGYFGEVGAVPGGLGNPNLSWQQVLKSNVGIASAFLDNRLTFNAEFYNEVTQNALTTVSLAPSTGFPSYTENLGKIQNRGLQLELGYTILSRPRNGLKWNVSVNAATNKSVLKQVSDKLKAFNAALNTNNTNQTVENAQFIEGRSTTAIYAVKSLGIDPVTGQEVYLKADGTPTFVWDVNDKTYAGDTRPKWTGAINSNFMYSGFALNFSINYNYGAQLYNSTLLNRVEAVDARNNVDRRAYDLGWTGPGSISPYRRITSSPTQTKLTSRFVQNDNNIQLSSVNLSYQFKTAFVRKLGLQNITVSATTNNLATFSTIDIERGTDNPFAREYTFGLSARF; encoded by the coding sequence ATGTATCAATATTTAAAGAAATTTGGTATGCCTGAACGGCTGTACCCAAAATTATTGCTGACTATGCGCTTAACCATCGTAATAATAATAGCATGCTTTATGCAGGTAAGTGCGTCGAGCCTTGCCCAAAAAGTAACCCTGACCAAAGCTAATACTTCGCTTAGATCTATCTTTAAGGAGTTGAACCAACAAACTGGGTACAATTTTTTTTATACAGACAACTTGTTGGAAAATTCGTCACCAGTGACCATTGATGTTAAAAACTCTGAATTGCCAGTTGTGCTTCACGAAGTCCTTACTGGACAAAACCTGGATTTTATTATACGCAATAAAACTGTGGTCATCAAAGCACGTACCGTGATCAATCAGGAAATCATTTCTGGTTTTGTAGGGGATGCGAAAGACCGCGCGCCTATTCCAGGGGTTACAGTTTTCATTAAGGGAACAAAATCTGCCGTTGAGACGGATAAAAACGGAAAATTCACCTTAAGCATACCCAATGGTGCTAAATCCCTGGAATTCAGATTTGTCGGCTATAAGACCGTTGAAGTACCTATCTCTGCCAACTCTAATTACAACATTTATATGGTTGAGAATATGCTTGGACTGAATGAGACGGTAATTACGGGAATTGTTGACAGGAAGGTCAGTACTTATACCGGGGCTGCCAAAGCCATGACTGGTGCAGAGCTTAAGGCGGTGAGTCCGGTCAACCTGTTTACTGCCGTTGCTGCTCTGGATCCGTCTTTCAGAATGATTCCGAACAATGTTACAGGCGGTAACATTAATACACTTCCGCAGGTGACTATGCGTGGCCAGACTTCCTATCCTACCCTTGGGGCAGAACTTGTGGGAAATCCCAATACGCCATTATTTATTCTGGATGGTTTTCAAGTTTCGCTGCAGGCTATTGTAGACCTGGATATGAACCAGATTGCCTCAGTAACTTTATTAAAGGATGCTTCAGCTACTGCAATGTACGGTTCCCGTGGCGGTAACGGTGTCATGGTTGTCACCACTATCCTCCCTCCAAGAGGAAAGGTAGAAGTTTCTATCAATAACAATTTTACGTTATCATCTCCGGATCTTTCTGTTTATCACATGCTGAATTCGGCAGAGAAACTTGATTTCGAAAAGCGTGTTGGACTCACCGACAGTTATAGAGGCCAGTATATCAATGCAGAAAGATACAAAGCAATGTTAAGCGGTGTGAACACCGACTGGAAATCTATTCCTGTTAGAACTGGTTACAATAACAGGACCAACCTGTCTTTACGTGGCGGCGACCAGTCGCTGACCTTTAACCTGTCTTTCAGCAGCAATTTTTTACAGGGGGTAATGAAGGGGCAGGACAGGAAAAATTATGCGGGAAGTTTTACGCTGAGCTATAAAACGAATAAACTGACATTCCAGAATAATACCATCGGAACCCAGGTGATCTCCAATGCTTCTCCGTATGGAGAATTCAGTCAGTATCTGAATTTGAACCCCTACTGGAAGCCTTATGATGCAAACGGCAACGTAAACCAATACCTGGAAAACATTAACATGGGCTTCGGTAACGCAGGCTCTGTTGTGGCAAATCCACTGATGGACGTCACACACAACACCATTAATGACAGAAACAAGAATTTTAATTTACGAAACAACACCACAGTTCGTTACGATGTAAATAAATCATTATGGTTTAATGGCGCCCTGGGAATCACCAAAGTAAATGGAACGATAGACAATTTCTATTCGGCTCTGGACAGCCGGTTTAATGATATAGCCGATCCAAGTCAACGGGGTACCTATTCTATCAATAACACCGCTTCCTTTATGATGGACGGCACGGGATCAGTAAACTATAATAAGAATTTTGGAAAAAATGGTATTACTGTATATGCAGGCTTCAGGGTTGCCAAAGCACATGTTGATTCCTATACCGTATCTACGCAGGGTTTCCCTTTTGATCGTTTAGATAATATCCTGTTTGCTGCTCAATATTTAGACAGCAGGCCAACGGGAAGCGAAAGCACCATAAACAACCTTTCCTTTTCCGGAAGCGCCAATTACTCTTATGATAACCGGTACTTTACCGATTTCACCTATACCAGGGATGGCTCTTCGGCTTATGGGGTAAATAATAAATTTGGTGATTTCTGGTCGGCAGGCTTAGGCTGGAACATCAGCAACGAAGAATATTTTAAAGACAGTGATGTGATTAACTTGTTGAGGATTCGTGGTAGTTATGGCTCTACCGGTACCTCTGTACAGGATCCTTATGCAGCGCAATTCAGGTACAACCTGGGCACATCGTCCGGTTATTTTGGGGAAGTAGGTGCCGTTCCCGGCGGACTTGGAAACCCGAATCTGAGCTGGCAGCAAGTACTCAAATCGAACGTAGGTATTGCTTCAGCATTTCTGGACAACCGTTTGACTTTCAATGCGGAGTTTTACAATGAGGTAACCCAGAATGCGCTGACTACAGTTTCACTTGCGCCGAGTACCGGCTTTCCTTCCTATACCGAAAATTTAGGTAAAATCCAGAACAGAGGATTGCAGCTTGAACTGGGCTATACGATATTATCCCGACCTCGTAATGGCTTAAAATGGAATGTTTCTGTGAATGCGGCTACCAACAAATCAGTGCTAAAACAAGTTTCTGATAAGCTTAAAGCCTTTAATGCTGCACTAAATACCAATAATACCAATCAGACGGTTGAAAATGCCCAGTTTATTGAAGGCAGGTCAACAACGGCTATTTATGCAGTGAAATCATTGGGTATTGATCCCGTTACCGGGCAGGAAGTATATCTGAAAGCGGACGGCACCCCAACTTTTGTCTGGGATGTCAATGATAAGACCTATGCTGGTGATACACGCCCTAAATGGACCGGTGCAATAAATTCAAATTTCATGTATTCAGGTTTTGCCTTAAACTTCAGCATTAATTACAATTATGGTGCTCAACTGTATAACAGTACTTTGTTAAATCGTGTGGAAGCTGTTGATGCACGTAATAATGTGGACCGGAGAGCTTACGATCTGGGTTGGACCGGTCCTGGCAGTATAAGTCCATACCGCAGGATTACTTCCTCACCAACACAAACGAAACTAACCTCACGTTTTGTTCAAAACGACAATAACATCCAGCTCAGCTCTGTTAATTTAAGCTATCAGTTCAAAACGGCATTTGTTAGAAAATTAGGCTTGCAGAATATTACGGTTAGCGCAACAACAAATAACCTGGCCACTTTCAGTACAATTGATATTGAACGCGGCACAGATAATCCGTTTGCAAGAGAATACACATTCGGTCTGAGTGCAAGATTTTAA